A window of Fodinibius salinus contains these coding sequences:
- a CDS encoding phosphosulfolactate synthase codes for MADEKTFDFLNKNEREPKPRKTGITEIRGPYYAVMGKRYLNDIMETMGEHVDSLKFSGGSFSIMPKESVQELIDIAHDHDALVSTGGFMEYVLTQGKDAVDQYINTCKDYGFDIIELSAGFISLPTDDWLRLIEKVQKAGLKAKPEIGIQFGAGGDTTKGELESEGTLDTGYAVKQAKRFVDAGAYMIMIESEGITENADPWRTDVPAEFINEIGLEKLMFEAADPEVFAWYVKNYGPEVNMFVDHSQIVQLETLRRGIWGTKSLWGRVLTYKD; via the coding sequence ATGGCCGACGAAAAAACATTCGACTTCCTGAATAAAAACGAACGAGAACCCAAACCCAGAAAAACAGGCATTACTGAAATTCGCGGACCGTATTATGCGGTTATGGGCAAACGATATCTCAATGATATTATGGAAACGATGGGTGAACATGTCGATTCACTAAAGTTTTCCGGCGGATCGTTTTCGATTATGCCCAAAGAATCTGTGCAGGAGCTAATTGACATTGCTCATGACCATGATGCGCTGGTTTCTACTGGCGGATTTATGGAATATGTACTTACACAGGGAAAAGATGCTGTAGATCAGTATATCAATACCTGTAAAGATTACGGCTTTGATATTATCGAACTATCGGCCGGATTTATCAGCTTGCCTACTGACGACTGGTTGCGGCTGATAGAAAAGGTCCAGAAGGCCGGGCTCAAAGCTAAGCCCGAAATTGGTATTCAATTTGGTGCCGGCGGCGATACTACCAAGGGAGAACTCGAGTCCGAAGGCACGCTTGATACAGGTTATGCCGTTAAACAAGCTAAGCGTTTTGTAGATGCCGGAGCCTATATGATCATGATTGAATCAGAAGGCATAACTGAAAATGCTGATCCTTGGAGAACGGACGTGCCGGCCGAATTTATTAACGAAATCGGCTTGGAAAAGCTGATGTTCGAAGCGGCCGATCCGGAAGTATTTGCATGGTATGTCAAGAATTATGGTCCCGAAGTTAATATGTTCGTAGATCATAGTCAGATTGTACAGCTCGAAACACTGCGCCGTGGCATCTGGGGCACTAAAAGTCTTTGGGGGCGCGTGCTGACATATAAGGACTAA
- a CDS encoding alginate export family protein, with protein MCFSSIDYYGIVFVLLLMLPTTVLSQVTIEGEFRPRTEYRNGYRQLRTTATEPAFFTSQRTRLSLQYQSENYKVKVAGQDVRVWGEVNQLQDNSNVNIHEAWARINLSEMIQLKMGRQELVYGSQRLLGSVNWTQQARSHDALVLKFQQPQAHFSVDIGGAYNQEAENVFGNTYGLNNYKILSYAWLQKGFGSWNMSALFLTDGFEPQPDATNFRYTTGGHLAYGNQPWKFSGSAYYQSGDDLTRNNISAYMFEFKGSYSWASFRLEGGYDYLSGGKASDTNPARHTFNTLYATNHKFYGHMDYFLNIPTDTQGGGLQDLHLGTNYEMTNKADLGLTYHYFALANELPNFQNSGQSTEQYLGSEFDLSFAYQFSEDISFKLGYSMMLSTSSMDRLQGRNGKESQQWGWVMLQISPDFEK; from the coding sequence ATGTGTTTTTCTTCTATCGACTATTACGGCATTGTGTTTGTGTTATTATTGATGTTGCCCACCACCGTATTGTCTCAGGTTACAATTGAAGGGGAATTCCGTCCGAGAACGGAGTACCGAAATGGGTATCGACAGCTGCGAACTACGGCTACGGAACCTGCCTTTTTTACCTCGCAGCGTACTCGGCTATCGCTACAGTATCAGTCCGAAAATTATAAGGTCAAAGTTGCGGGACAGGACGTCCGCGTTTGGGGAGAAGTCAATCAGCTTCAGGATAATTCAAATGTTAATATTCATGAGGCGTGGGCACGCATTAATTTGTCTGAAATGATACAGCTTAAAATGGGTCGCCAAGAGTTGGTGTATGGTAGTCAGCGTTTGTTGGGCAGTGTTAACTGGACGCAGCAGGCCCGCAGTCACGACGCACTTGTACTTAAGTTTCAACAGCCGCAAGCTCATTTCAGCGTCGATATTGGTGGGGCTTACAACCAAGAGGCTGAAAACGTGTTTGGTAATACATACGGGCTTAACAACTATAAAATTTTATCTTACGCCTGGCTGCAGAAAGGGTTTGGAAGCTGGAATATGTCGGCCTTGTTTCTGACGGATGGATTTGAGCCGCAGCCTGATGCAACCAATTTCCGCTATACCACTGGTGGACATCTTGCCTATGGTAACCAGCCATGGAAGTTTTCCGGTTCGGCATACTATCAGAGTGGGGATGACTTGACACGTAACAATATCTCAGCTTATATGTTTGAGTTCAAGGGTTCCTATTCTTGGGCGTCGTTTCGCTTGGAGGGGGGATACGATTATCTTTCAGGCGGGAAGGCCAGTGATACTAATCCGGCCCGGCACACATTTAATACCTTATACGCTACCAATCACAAATTTTACGGGCATATGGATTATTTCCTCAATATTCCTACTGACACCCAGGGAGGAGGTCTGCAAGATCTGCATTTGGGTACCAATTATGAAATGACCAATAAAGCAGATTTGGGATTAACGTATCACTATTTTGCCTTGGCAAATGAGTTACCGAATTTCCAGAATTCAGGCCAATCGACAGAACAGTATCTCGGATCGGAATTTGATCTGTCGTTTGCTTATCAATTTTCGGAAGATATAAGCTTTAAATTAGGATATTCGATGATGTTGTCAACTTCTTCCATGGATAGGCTGCAGGGTCGTAATGGAAAAGAAAGTCAGCAGTGGGGGTGGGTAATGCTGCAAATTAGTCCGGATTTTGAAAAATAA
- a CDS encoding (2Fe-2S)-binding protein, which translates to MSSQKVTKCICHDQSFETIKEYAREKNLSTIDGLQKHDFCSNGCQLCSPYVEALLETGQTEFLPGEPFGK; encoded by the coding sequence ATGAGTTCTCAGAAAGTTACCAAGTGTATTTGTCATGATCAGAGTTTTGAGACGATAAAAGAGTATGCCCGGGAGAAGAATCTTTCTACGATAGATGGGCTGCAGAAGCATGATTTTTGCAGCAATGGCTGTCAACTTTGTTCTCCTTATGTAGAAGCACTGCTTGAAACAGGGCAAACCGAGTTTTTGCCCGGCGAACCTTTTGGGAAGTAA
- a CDS encoding RsmE family RNA methyltransferase — protein sequence MNIYYAPPSQVHSQFVELTGQEAKHASKVMRAREGDKLTVVDGEGGRYDGTIARILDESIQINVKESDRTSYPHPEIVLGLGIIKKRDRLEFAVEKAVELGAAEIGLFRCERTVKENVRMERLQSKALSAMKQSLRAWLPDIRLFDSPGQLVDHYPDSNIYVAHEKINPDDPENRADGISTKSPQKMLLMIGPEGGFSVSEVKEMKDRGAKVVSLGPNRLRAETAAIAFLSQFL from the coding sequence ATGAATATATATTACGCTCCGCCTTCGCAGGTACATTCCCAATTTGTAGAGCTTACCGGCCAGGAAGCTAAGCATGCGTCAAAAGTGATGCGAGCGCGCGAAGGGGATAAGCTTACCGTTGTTGATGGAGAGGGCGGACGGTATGATGGAACTATAGCCCGAATTTTGGATGAGAGCATCCAGATTAATGTCAAAGAATCCGATCGGACTAGCTACCCCCACCCCGAAATCGTACTGGGGTTAGGGATTATTAAAAAGAGAGATCGCCTGGAATTTGCGGTTGAAAAAGCCGTGGAGCTGGGAGCGGCCGAGATTGGTCTTTTTCGGTGTGAGCGGACAGTAAAAGAAAATGTGCGCATGGAACGGTTGCAGTCAAAAGCCCTTTCTGCAATGAAACAGAGCCTCCGCGCCTGGCTTCCCGATATACGATTATTTGATTCGCCAGGACAGCTGGTAGATCATTACCCTGATAGTAATATCTATGTGGCTCATGAAAAGATTAATCCAGATGATCCTGAAAATAGGGCTGATGGTATCAGTACAAAATCACCTCAAAAAATGTTACTGATGATTGGTCCGGAAGGCGGATTTTCTGTTTCTGAGGTCAAAGAGATGAAGGACAGGGGAGCAAAAGTAGTATCCTTAGGGCCAAATCGGCTGCGAGCAGAAACAGCAGCCATAGCTTTTCTGAGTCAGTTTTTATAA
- a CDS encoding 2'-deoxycytidine 5'-triphosphate deaminase, which yields MSTNIQKVHLRTKGILPVQKLRVLAEAGIISHADGYPLEENQFQPNSIDLRLGEKAYRVRCSFLPEDESVDQKIEKLSQYDFSITDGAILEPNCVYIIPLLEELHLPSHISPQKTLFNGSDNGVGYEIISGEHLSAKANPKSTTGRLDVFTRVITDHSHRFEEIQSGYTGRMYLEVVPKSFPIRVKTGHQLNQLRIRHGHTVLSDQDILRKHSSAPLLFKEDGNPVPVDDVKVNNGLFLSVNLSGKKGEVVGYKAKNHRDYIDLDNINYYEVSEYWEPIYAQQDDHLILEPEAFYIFASKERCRIPKDLAAEMIAYDTGSGELRTHYAGFFDSGFGGRIEDKGARAVLEVRSHDVPFLIEDGQTFCSMKFEPNTQIPPYVYGDDIESNYQGQELRLGKHFKQG from the coding sequence ATGAGCACCAATATTCAAAAAGTTCACTTGCGTACCAAAGGCATCCTGCCCGTCCAAAAATTACGCGTCTTGGCCGAGGCGGGCATCATATCTCATGCGGACGGATATCCGTTGGAAGAAAATCAGTTTCAGCCCAACTCCATTGATCTGCGGCTGGGTGAGAAGGCCTATCGCGTACGATGTAGTTTTTTGCCCGAAGATGAGTCAGTAGATCAAAAAATTGAAAAGCTTAGTCAGTACGATTTTTCGATTACCGACGGAGCCATCTTGGAACCTAACTGCGTGTATATTATTCCGCTCTTGGAAGAGCTGCATCTGCCGTCGCATATTTCTCCGCAAAAAACACTTTTTAACGGGAGTGATAATGGCGTAGGCTATGAGATCATTTCCGGCGAACATCTTTCCGCTAAAGCTAATCCCAAAAGTACTACCGGGCGACTGGATGTGTTTACGCGGGTGATTACTGATCATTCACACCGGTTCGAGGAAATTCAATCGGGATATACCGGTAGAATGTACCTCGAAGTAGTACCTAAGTCATTTCCAATCAGAGTCAAAACAGGTCACCAATTAAATCAGCTACGCATACGCCACGGTCATACAGTGCTTTCTGATCAGGATATTCTGCGCAAACACAGTTCGGCGCCGTTATTATTTAAAGAAGATGGAAATCCAGTGCCAGTGGATGATGTAAAAGTAAATAACGGATTGTTTTTGAGCGTAAATCTGAGCGGCAAAAAAGGAGAAGTAGTAGGATATAAAGCCAAAAATCATCGCGATTATATTGATCTCGATAATATCAATTACTATGAAGTATCGGAGTACTGGGAGCCTATTTATGCTCAGCAAGATGATCATCTGATTTTGGAACCTGAGGCTTTTTATATTTTTGCATCCAAAGAACGGTGCCGTATTCCCAAAGATCTTGCTGCGGAAATGATTGCTTATGACACCGGATCGGGAGAGCTGCGTACGCACTATGCCGGTTTTTTTGACAGCGGTTTCGGCGGTAGGATAGAAGACAAGGGAGCGCGGGCCGTGCTTGAAGTACGTTCACACGATGTTCCGTTTTTGATTGAAGATGGACAAACATTTTGCAGCATGAAGTTTGAGCCCAACACACAAATTCCACCCTATGTATATGGTGACGATATCGAGAGTAATTACCAGGGACAAGAATTAAGACTGGGCAAACACTTTAAACAGGGTTAA
- a CDS encoding heavy metal translocating P-type ATPase, producing MKSLQKQLQNATKRKKALLVLSGLLITAGWTVDIFWASGWSFNVLMLLATITAGFEIARRAWQGLWNGHTNIELLVTIAATGGLFIGVFWEAAAVTFLFLLGGWLEARTMSKTRDTLKELINMAPEMAIIVGDEGRREIPARQVEDEMQVLVKPGSKIPVDGIVESGVTTVDESAITGEPIPAEKESGSEVYAGTINKNGRIYIRATKSGADTTLAKIIRRVEEAQEEKAPTQRFIERFASWYTPGIVGLSIISYLFTWNLELGLTLLVIGCPGALVISTPISIISGIGNAAKKGILIKGGEYLENAGKVSAVALDKTGTLTTGKPSVTELIYFSQETALAGVSQEESLAEVHTASLVNGNNGSLPSEGEELLYWTAIAESASEHPLAEAIIAETNEMTDLPEPDQFESHTGQGIEAVLGDNHIYVGKADFLKEKGISIGEGINKEIQNLTNRGRTVVFTARNNKLVGAIGIADPMRTETTEMISKLRENGIERIAMLTGDAKSTANAIAGESGITEVHAGILPEDKNDIILAMQEEGYQVAMVGDGINDAPALATADIGIAMGAAGTDVAIETADIALMTDKLMNIPEALRISKLTLRNIHQNVVIALVTVGALLAGVFAGSVHMAAGMLIHELSVMLVIFNGMRLRWK from the coding sequence ATGAAATCACTCCAAAAACAGTTACAAAATGCAACAAAACGGAAGAAAGCACTACTAGTCCTCAGCGGTCTGCTTATCACTGCCGGATGGACCGTCGATATCTTTTGGGCTTCGGGTTGGTCGTTTAATGTCTTGATGTTGTTGGCAACAATAACGGCCGGATTTGAGATCGCCCGCCGGGCATGGCAGGGGCTATGGAACGGACATACCAATATTGAACTATTGGTGACTATCGCTGCAACGGGTGGGCTCTTTATCGGTGTGTTCTGGGAGGCCGCAGCTGTTACCTTTCTGTTTCTGCTTGGCGGCTGGCTGGAAGCTCGGACGATGAGCAAGACTCGAGATACCCTGAAAGAGCTCATTAATATGGCTCCGGAAATGGCCATAATTGTGGGTGATGAAGGACGCAGGGAAATTCCAGCCCGTCAGGTCGAAGATGAGATGCAGGTACTAGTTAAACCCGGGTCAAAAATTCCGGTTGATGGTATTGTGGAATCCGGCGTCACAACAGTTGATGAAAGTGCCATTACCGGAGAGCCCATTCCTGCCGAAAAGGAATCCGGCTCAGAAGTGTATGCCGGAACGATTAATAAAAATGGCCGTATTTATATACGCGCCACTAAATCAGGGGCCGATACCACGCTGGCGAAAATAATACGGCGCGTAGAGGAAGCCCAGGAAGAGAAGGCTCCTACGCAGCGTTTCATCGAACGATTTGCAAGCTGGTACACGCCTGGTATTGTGGGATTGAGTATCATCTCCTACCTGTTTACGTGGAATCTAGAACTTGGGCTCACACTGCTGGTGATAGGTTGTCCCGGTGCCTTGGTCATTTCGACGCCCATATCGATTATATCCGGTATAGGCAATGCAGCCAAGAAAGGCATCCTCATAAAAGGGGGCGAATACTTGGAAAATGCCGGGAAGGTGTCGGCGGTAGCATTGGATAAAACGGGTACCCTGACCACCGGTAAACCGAGTGTAACTGAGCTCATTTACTTTTCACAGGAAACTGCTTTAGCCGGTGTAAGTCAGGAGGAAAGTCTTGCGGAAGTACATACGGCTTCTTTGGTGAATGGAAATAATGGGTCGCTACCCTCAGAAGGTGAAGAACTTCTCTATTGGACTGCCATAGCCGAATCAGCCTCCGAACATCCCTTGGCGGAGGCCATTATAGCAGAGACAAACGAAATGACGGATCTCCCGGAACCCGACCAGTTTGAATCTCATACCGGACAAGGAATTGAGGCGGTGTTAGGTGACAATCATATTTATGTGGGGAAGGCCGACTTTCTGAAAGAAAAAGGGATATCCATTGGTGAAGGCATTAATAAAGAGATTCAAAACCTTACGAATAGAGGACGTACCGTGGTATTTACAGCAAGAAATAACAAACTAGTTGGAGCTATCGGGATAGCTGACCCAATGCGCACGGAAACGACGGAAATGATATCCAAGCTTCGTGAAAATGGAATTGAACGTATTGCAATGCTTACCGGTGATGCAAAATCTACGGCTAACGCCATTGCCGGGGAAAGCGGTATCACAGAGGTACATGCGGGGATTCTTCCAGAAGACAAAAACGATATCATCCTTGCAATGCAAGAGGAAGGGTATCAGGTGGCGATGGTCGGAGATGGTATTAATGATGCCCCGGCATTGGCTACCGCTGATATTGGCATTGCAATGGGCGCGGCCGGTACTGATGTAGCCATAGAAACAGCCGATATTGCCCTGATGACAGACAAGCTCATGAATATTCCGGAGGCTTTAAGGATATCAAAACTGACGTTACGGAATATTCACCAGAATGTTGTCATTGCTTTGGTTACGGTAGGTGCATTACTTGCTGGTGTATTTGCAGGATCGGTACATATGGCAGCAGGTATGCTTATTCACGAACTATCGGTTATGCTTGTGATATTTAACGGCATGCGCCTGCGATGGAAGTAG
- a CDS encoding DUF2249 domain-containing protein, which yields MQQTEKELDVRSLIPIKRHEKLLNLFKELPAGDSFVFINDHDPKPLYYEFRSIYGDVVGWEYLQRGGQEWKVRVTRTEASQGREFEDVSTLMDLREADPKDWKYVVFHRYGMMLKGDTMEIISEKDPEEIRNIFKKKFDGEYTWTYKKDMPGEYVIHVTKKKETDPALEDVSIVNSFDVRSHPPAKRHDMIFEAFDELDPDEAFVFINDHDPKPLYYQMEAESDEPFEWEYLETMPKEWKVKITKKTELNNH from the coding sequence ATGCAACAAACTGAAAAAGAACTGGATGTACGTTCACTGATACCAATTAAACGACATGAAAAACTACTGAATCTTTTTAAAGAACTGCCGGCTGGAGATAGCTTTGTATTTATCAATGACCACGATCCTAAGCCGCTCTATTACGAATTCCGATCGATATATGGTGATGTAGTGGGCTGGGAGTACCTGCAGCGTGGCGGACAGGAATGGAAAGTTCGGGTAACACGTACCGAAGCATCACAAGGACGTGAATTCGAAGATGTCTCTACTCTGATGGATCTCCGGGAAGCTGATCCAAAAGACTGGAAATATGTTGTTTTCCACCGTTATGGGATGATGTTAAAAGGAGATACAATGGAAATAATATCTGAAAAAGATCCGGAAGAAATCCGCAATATTTTTAAGAAAAAATTTGATGGTGAATATACGTGGACTTACAAAAAAGACATGCCGGGCGAATACGTTATTCATGTGACCAAAAAAAAAGAAACCGATCCTGCTCTTGAAGATGTTTCAATCGTGAATTCATTTGACGTGCGTTCCCATCCACCCGCCAAGCGCCATGATATGATCTTTGAGGCTTTTGATGAGCTGGATCCTGACGAAGCATTTGTCTTTATTAATGATCACGATCCTAAGCCGCTCTACTATCAGATGGAGGCAGAAAGCGATGAGCCGTTTGAGTGGGAATACCTGGAAACTATGCCCAAAGAATGGAAGGTAAAAATCACTAAGAAAACTGAGCTTAATAACCATTAA
- a CDS encoding heavy-metal-associated domain-containing protein, producing MTTTKTILRSDELSCPSCVNNIESNLNQTEGISKAKVHFNTGRIEVEHDPDIASEEKLIEVVRRSGYEAHISQF from the coding sequence ATGACAACGACAAAAACAATATTACGAAGTGATGAGCTAAGTTGCCCTTCATGCGTAAACAATATCGAATCGAACCTGAATCAGACAGAAGGCATTTCTAAAGCTAAGGTTCATTTTAATACTGGACGTATCGAAGTAGAACACGATCCCGATATAGCATCCGAAGAGAAACTGATCGAGGTTGTCCGGCGGTCAGGCTACGAAGCTCATATCTCTCAGTTTTAA
- the nirK gene encoding copper-containing nitrite reductase, translating into MSSDKTDNGFSRKQFMKNMGGAMLSGGFLAGALPFGAQAKEQKNKPNLKPAAVEADRVAADPTNIPGPIKRSSPKTHEIELETTEVVAEIEDGVQFRYMTYGDQVPGPMIRVRQGDTVILTLKASENNAMLHNVDFHAVYGTGGGANATFVTPGQSKTIKFKAMYPGAYIYHCAVPRLDYHISSGMYGMIFVEPKEGLPEVDHELYFGQNEVYTQQSIGAQGMHEFDHEAMRDEISTYVLLNGEKKAITADRRGPVKVKKGETARLFFVNGGPNLSSSFHPIGNVWTKAWREGAIASNPERYVQTTEIPPGSCGIFEMDFPVPSTIHLVDHALSRVASKGMMGDIVVEGKDEPDIFDPNYSS; encoded by the coding sequence ATGAGTTCTGACAAAACAGATAACGGATTTTCTCGAAAACAGTTCATGAAAAACATGGGCGGAGCTATGCTCTCGGGTGGTTTTTTGGCTGGAGCTTTACCGTTTGGTGCTCAAGCAAAAGAGCAGAAGAATAAGCCCAACCTAAAGCCTGCAGCTGTTGAAGCTGACAGGGTGGCTGCTGATCCCACTAATATTCCGGGTCCTATAAAGCGGTCATCGCCTAAAACACATGAAATTGAACTGGAAACTACAGAAGTAGTTGCAGAAATAGAAGATGGTGTGCAGTTTCGCTACATGACGTATGGGGATCAGGTTCCGGGTCCGATGATACGGGTTCGACAAGGCGATACGGTTATTTTAACGCTCAAAGCTTCTGAAAATAACGCGATGCTTCATAATGTTGATTTCCATGCCGTTTATGGTACGGGAGGAGGAGCTAATGCTACGTTTGTGACACCCGGACAATCGAAAACAATAAAGTTCAAAGCAATGTATCCGGGTGCTTATATTTATCACTGTGCTGTACCGCGGTTAGATTATCACATCAGCAGTGGGATGTACGGGATGATTTTCGTAGAGCCCAAGGAAGGATTGCCTGAAGTAGATCATGAGTTATATTTTGGACAAAATGAAGTATATACCCAACAATCAATTGGGGCACAGGGCATGCATGAGTTTGATCACGAAGCAATGCGCGATGAGATTTCGACTTATGTATTGTTAAATGGCGAGAAAAAGGCTATTACTGCTGATCGGCGCGGACCGGTAAAGGTAAAAAAGGGGGAAACCGCTCGCTTATTTTTCGTTAACGGTGGACCAAACCTGTCTTCCAGTTTTCACCCTATTGGTAATGTGTGGACCAAGGCTTGGCGCGAAGGTGCTATTGCCAGTAATCCGGAACGATACGTACAAACCACAGAGATACCACCGGGCAGTTGCGGAATTTTTGAGATGGATTTTCCCGTACCGTCAACTATCCACTTGGTGGATCACGCCTTAAGTCGCGTAGCCAGTAAGGGCATGATGGGTGATATCGTTGTTGAAGGCAAAGATGAACCGGATATTTTCGATCCTAACTATAGTTCATAA
- a CDS encoding plastocyanin/azurin family copper-binding protein, whose amino-acid sequence MYLINKLFASVIIVITALSLTAPSALAQDAKVIKMKGTDKLKFSKTEITAKPGQEVTVKLTTVSNLPANAMSHNFVLLTAGADATNVSQTSAKFADNEYIAPEMEDKIIAYTDMAGGGETVEVTFTAPENPGEYTYVCTFPGHYLAGMKGTLTVKE is encoded by the coding sequence ATGTATTTAATCAATAAACTTTTTGCTTCTGTTATCATCGTTATAACAGCTCTTTCACTAACGGCTCCTTCAGCATTAGCACAGGATGCCAAGGTTATAAAGATGAAAGGAACAGATAAATTAAAATTTAGCAAGACAGAGATTACCGCTAAACCGGGCCAGGAAGTGACCGTAAAACTTACAACGGTTAGTAACTTACCGGCCAATGCCATGTCGCATAACTTTGTGTTGCTAACAGCCGGTGCGGATGCAACTAATGTATCACAGACATCAGCTAAGTTTGCCGATAATGAATACATCGCTCCTGAGATGGAAGATAAAATCATTGCTTACACCGATATGGCCGGCGGTGGAGAAACGGTAGAGGTAACATTTACTGCTCCTGAAAACCCAGGGGAATATACTTATGTCTGTACATTTCCCGGGCACTATCTGGCCGGTATGAAAGGTACATTAACAGTTAAGGAATAA
- a CDS encoding Crp/Fnr family transcriptional regulator yields the protein MPDKRETPLSIPSLEGHHCTVDLRLEKLGMVPFFEDLSEEQLRQVNKKFTANHFAKGEVIYRQGNTSTMLRVVVAGNVKLVAHTLEGEGVLLDMLQPGDFFGNLTAGSKEVYNETAETQTDACILAIRLPDFREIMNRCPSVAMSVLDITTDRLNESRQRIQHLSTLPVTKRIAHILVTLGNKFGEENRYGLLIQLPLSRKDLADMAGTSTATTSRVMSQFQDDDLITSGRQWVAIKDKPELLRISAED from the coding sequence ATGCCAGACAAAAGAGAAACCCCGCTTAGCATCCCGTCTTTAGAAGGGCATCATTGTACTGTTGATCTGCGTCTGGAGAAACTGGGTATGGTGCCTTTTTTTGAAGATCTGTCCGAGGAGCAGCTCCGCCAAGTGAATAAAAAATTTACGGCTAATCATTTTGCTAAAGGAGAAGTCATTTATCGGCAGGGTAATACGTCAACCATGTTAAGGGTAGTAGTAGCGGGAAATGTAAAGTTAGTCGCCCATACGTTAGAGGGAGAAGGCGTACTATTGGATATGTTACAACCGGGCGACTTTTTCGGTAATCTCACGGCTGGTAGCAAAGAGGTCTATAATGAAACAGCAGAGACTCAGACAGATGCTTGTATCCTGGCAATTAGGCTTCCTGACTTTCGGGAGATCATGAATCGTTGTCCCTCTGTTGCGATGTCAGTGTTGGATATTACGACCGATCGGCTCAATGAATCCCGACAACGAATTCAACATCTTTCTACATTGCCGGTAACAAAGCGTATAGCTCATATTCTCGTTACCTTAGGCAACAAGTTCGGTGAAGAAAATCGTTACGGACTGCTAATTCAACTTCCTCTTTCTCGCAAAGATCTTGCTGATATGGCCGGCACATCTACTGCAACCACCAGCAGAGTTATGAGTCAATTCCAAGATGATGATCTTATCACATCCGGTCGCCAGTGGGTAGCTATTAAGGACAAGCCGGAACTGTTGCGAATTTCGGCTGAAGATTAA
- a CDS encoding DUF6448 family protein, translated as MKYSSSFLKIALTSILIFVFMLGFSSISQAHCDRVNGPVAVAAKQALETGDVSKVLIWVGEQQAEELQTKFKQSLKVYNSGKESQKLAEQYFMETTVRLHREAEGMPYTGLKPAQPSSEDIQTAEKALESGNLSPVTDLLAEEIQKKTDELYQHAMEMEEKKGQSVEAGRQWVDAYVKYIVYVHKLYQNIQAGPVHGIGE; from the coding sequence ATGAAATACTCATCATCATTTTTAAAAATCGCATTAACTTCAATTTTGATCTTCGTATTTATGCTTGGCTTTTCTTCAATCAGTCAGGCACATTGCGATCGCGTCAACGGGCCAGTAGCTGTAGCAGCGAAGCAGGCATTGGAAACGGGCGATGTTTCTAAAGTTCTGATCTGGGTTGGAGAGCAACAGGCCGAAGAACTTCAAACTAAGTTCAAACAGAGCCTAAAAGTCTATAATAGTGGAAAAGAATCCCAGAAACTTGCCGAGCAGTATTTTATGGAGACGACCGTACGGTTGCATCGGGAAGCGGAAGGCATGCCCTATACCGGACTGAAACCCGCCCAACCAAGCTCTGAGGATATTCAAACCGCGGAGAAAGCTCTCGAATCCGGTAATTTGTCACCGGTTACTGATCTACTGGCTGAAGAGATTCAGAAGAAAACGGATGAGCTATATCAACATGCCATGGAGATGGAAGAGAAGAAAGGGCAAAGCGTGGAAGCCGGTCGCCAATGGGTAGACGCATATGTAAAATATATCGTATATGTCCACAAACTGTATCAAAACATCCAGGCCGGACCGGTCCATGGCATTGGGGAATAA
- a CDS encoding DUF488 domain-containing protein → MGNQLKTKRIYEDYSKDDGFRLLVDRLWPRGVSKEEARLDKWIKDIAPSTELRKWFDHDPDKFDEFSKRYKGELTNRDKTVNYLLEKAEQKKITLLYAARDKDYNHANVLKEFLEKKL, encoded by the coding sequence ATGGGTAATCAACTGAAAACAAAGCGAATCTATGAGGATTATTCCAAGGATGACGGCTTTCGCCTGTTGGTAGACCGGCTTTGGCCGCGGGGTGTTTCCAAAGAGGAAGCTCGACTTGACAAATGGATCAAGGATATAGCTCCCTCAACCGAACTGAGAAAATGGTTTGACCATGATCCTGATAAATTTGATGAGTTCTCGAAGCGGTATAAAGGTGAATTAACCAATAGGGATAAAACGGTTAATTATTTGCTTGAAAAGGCAGAACAGAAGAAAATAACATTGCTATATGCTGCTAGAGATAAGGACTACAATCATGCAAATGTGTTAAAAGAATTTTTAGAAAAAAAGCTCTAA